The Nitrospirota bacterium nucleotide sequence AGCCTCTGGGGACCGGATCGGCTGGTATTAGGCACCGACGCGCGAACGATCATCGCACAAGCCATCGACGATCTCTTTTCCTCGGGAGGCTTCACCGGGCAAACCTTGGCCCGCGGACACCAGCTCGGGTGGGGCCTGTTCGGGGAATGGATCCTGCCGGCGACAGAACGCTTGACCGTCACGCCAAGCCTCCGGGCCGATTGGTGGAAGAACTACAATGCGAGAAGCGAATCTCCGACTGCGACCACGGCCTTTCGGGATAACACCGTTCAGGTCGTGAATCCGAAACTATCGGCGAACTACGCCTTGACCAATAACGTCCGCGCGGGCGCTTCGATCTATCAAGGATTCCGGGCCCCGACGATCAACGAACTCTACCGGGGCTTTGGATTTAGCGGGTTCAGCTTCCTGCCCAACGATCAACTTCGCCCTGAGCGACTGACGGGGGCGGAGGTCAAACTGGAAGGAACCCTATTGCCTGACCGATCGTTCAGCTGGCGCCTGTCGGCCCATCGGGACGAAGTCAAAGACCAGATTCTCTTCCTCTCACAAGGACCGGCAGCCGCCCAACGGCAGAACGTCGGTAGGACTCTATCCACTGGTGGAGCGCTGGATCTCTCGTATCGGGTCACGCCGCTCCTCTCGCTGAGCTTCGGCTATGCCTATGTCGATTCAGCCATCACCAGCCTTCCAGGAGCGCAGGACCGAGAAGGCAAGCGAATCCCGAACGTCTCGCGGAACCAACTCACTGTCGGCACGACCGGCGGCAGATCCGACTGGGCAGAGATCACGATCATGGCCCGATATCTCTCGCGCCAATACAGCGACGACTTGAACCTGCAACCGGTGGCCGATTTCGTCGTACTCGACGCGTCACTCCAGCATGAGATTCGAAAAGGGCTCAGGCTGGTTCTCAACGGTGAAAACCTCACCGACCGGCACTATATTGCGACACAGACCGGTTCGATCAAGACGCTGGGGAGCCCGCTCCTGATCATGGGCGGGATACGCGCCGAATACTGAGCTTTATTCGAGAGGCGAGGAATCACCGATCTCGGACGAACCCTGTTCGCCAAAGATCGCCGACTCATGCAGGTAATGTTTGAATTCGAGGAGGTTCCCGGAGGGATCTTCGAGAAAGAAGGTGTGGTGTTCGAGGCTGGTGCCGGGGAACCGGAGACGAGGCTGTTGGTAAAAAGACAAGCTGTTTACCTGAGCCTGCTCCAACAACCGCTGCCACGAATCTTTCGATAAAAATACCAGGCCAAAATGGCGGGGATAAATGCCCTGTTGCGGCGACAGGGGCTCCGCAGTCAGATGGGCCACAAGTTGGTGCCCTGCCAGTCCGAATAGGACCGCGCGGCTCGATTCACGCCCCAACGTACAACCCAGTCCTTCGACATAGAAACGTTTCGCCGCCGCCACATCGTGCGTGGGAAAGGCCAGATGAAACAATGCATCCTTCATGGAAACTGCCCTCGAACCGTAGGTGTCCCCCTCCCCTTCCACCAGCCCGCGGCCATATAGGGCGTCACATGCTTGATGGCACATCGTCCGTCCGGCGAAAGGACTAAGGCCCCGGCCGACCCTTGGACCCGAGACACCAACATACGCAACACCTGTCGAGCTGCAACTGCAGGACTTTTCCCCATCGCTAGATAATCGCAGATGGTCTTGGCGATGACAAGACGGATGATCCCCTCTCCGACACCGGTCATCGACACGGCACCGCTCTGATTGTCCGCATACACGCCGCAGCCAATAAGCGGACTGTCGCCAACCCTCCCAGGCAACATCGAATCGACGCCCCCGGTCGATGCCCCTGCCGCCACCGTTCCAAACTGATCCAAGGCGACCGCGCCGACGGTTCCATGCTGGTCCTTGCCGGCCTTCTGAGATTGTAACATCGCGCGATAGAGCCGCATCGTCTGCGCGGCGGACGTTGAGGGAAAAGATCGACCGGTACTCCGGCGAGGCGACCGCGCTTTGGGCAATGGAGCCAATTGACAATATTGCGCAAATTTCGAGGCCTGGGGTCCGACGAGCAAGATGTGAGGGGTCTCCTCCATGACCAGTCGGGCGGCGGTAATCGGGTGCAGAATCCCTTCGATCGAAGCGACCGCGCCGGCTCCGAGCTGCGCCCCTTCCATGATCGAGGCGTCCATCCGCTGCACGCCATCGAGCTGGCGATTCGCCCCTCGCCCTGCGTTAAACAGACCGGACTGTTCCAAGAGACCGATCGTACATTCGACGGCGATGAGGGCAGGGCCTCCCTGCTCAAGAATGGCATAGCCGATGACGAGCGCATCGGCCAGGCAGGTGGCCTGCGTCGGCGTCATGCGTCGACGACCTGCGCCTCCATGGGCAAGAATGAGGGGAGCGGAACTGGTCAATTGAGAAGTAAATCCCGAACCTGGCGGTAGGCCGGATCTTTCATACGGTCCAAATCGGACCGCACAAATCCCAGGCCGGTGACACAGAGCTCGAAATTATCGGAGAGTGTACGAAACAGCGGGGGCTCCTCCCCTGATGGACTGTCGGCCATTTGCGCAACAATTCCATAGGAACGTTTTCCTGTCTTCATATAGTCCACGAGAAAATCTTTGTGGTAGATCATTCCTGCCGTCTTGAGGCGGCGCAGGTATTCCGGAAACAGGCCCGCCATGAACAGTGTAAAATCTCCGATGTGCTGATGCACATCGCGCTCACGATCCATCGACTGCGCCTCGAGCAGCACCTCGGATTCGAACAGGAGATCGACCACCGTATCGACCGGTTGGTCTTGCAGATTCCTGATCTTATACAAATGGTCAGTGTGGGTAAAGTCGACCAGCAGGTTGGAGACGTAGCTGGTGACATTGACGTCGGGCCACCCGAGATGTTCCGTGAAACTCTTCTCGGTCAGGGCGCCGAAAAACTGCCGGAGCGGATGCCGTGGCGGAACTTGCGTTCTCATATCCACCTCTCACACATTCCGAAGACTCGTGAGTTCAGTATAGCAGATGTTCTCAAACGTGCCGATGTCGGCCCATGATTCTTCTATCGGTCTTCACACAAAAGACTTGAGCGCGATACAATCAGCAGGACCGAAAGGCTGTTCAAAAAGACCGTCCAGCAATGCCGCAGCCGATGGAAGCACCGGAGGCGTAGCCCCTGGCTACGTTGAGGATGCTTTCGAGGCAAGAACGAAGTTGGCGGGATTTTTCAACAGCCTGCTAACTCACGCCACGGCTATCCAAGACAAAGGTCACCGGTCCGTCGTTCAATAGATCGACCTGCATGTGCGCGGCAAAGATACCGGTCTCAACCGGAGTCCCCTGCGCCCGCAATTCCGTAGCGAGCGATTCATAGAGACGCTTGGCTTCGTCAGGCGGAGCCGCCTCCTCGAAACTCGGTCGCCGCCCGTTCGTCGTCCGTCCGAGGAGCGTAAACTGGGAAACCAACAAGACCGATCCGCCAACGTCCGTCAACGAGCGATTCATCTTTCCCTGTGCATCGGAAAAGATCCGGAGGGTGCGAATCTTCTCGACGAGGTACCGGCTATCCGTCTCCCCGTCCCACCACCCGACCGTCGACCTCAACTGCTGCTCTCGTCACCCGCTGAATCACCGCCTTCATACATTACCGTTCCGGCCGAAGCTGCGCGATCGTGCCCTCAAGAGTGAGCAGTTTGCGTTTCAACGGCAGACCGCAGGAAAATCCACCAATCGACCCATCATGTGCCACGATCCGATGGCATGGAATGATAATCGGCATCGGATTCGCCCCCACGGCATTACCGACAGCACGGGCATAGTGGCTGCCTCCCACGCGCATAGCGACCCATTGATAGGATCGCAGCCTGCCATAGGAAATGCTCAGCAGCGTTCGCCAGACCTTTTGCTGAAAGCTCGTCCCTCCCGAGAGGTCGAGCGGCAGATCGAAGGATTGACGTGCTCCGTCGAGATAGTCGATCAATTGGGCCTGTGCCTCTCGCAATCGTGAAGAGGCCCGGCCCTCCAGTAACTCCACAGAGTCCGCTGGCAGCTCGGATAACAGGGCCCGGCGCGACACCCGGGGCATCACCATCGCGTCAATACCTTTCGACGATTCGGAAATGCCCATCCAGCCCCATCGTGTTTTGAAGACGATCGCCTGATGCATGTATCACCTCAACGGCCGATCACTCGCCCCAATTTTTTCCGTACCATTCCCCACACAAACACAAGCTCTTCAGAATGCAGCAGAGCATGGACGCCCAGATAGCCGCTCACGCTCAAGCCAATTGCCATCGTAAGCATGATCGACTTCTCGAGCCAATCACCGGGATGCGCCCACACCTGCGCTGCCGCAACCCAGCCACAGATCGCAACCAACGGCACAGAGGCGACCAGCACACGGAGCGACGAGCGTCCCACCGAGCCCCACTCGATGCCGCCTAACCGGCGATGCAGCACCCCGACTAAGATCCCTCCATTCACCATCGCCGCCAAGGCGGTGGCCAAGGCCAGACCAGCCGGACCAAGCGACGACATGAGTAGAAGTGAGAACAGGAGATTGGCCGCAACGGCAATAGCTGCTGAGATGGCCGGCGTCCGCGTATCTTGCAATGAATAAAAGGCCGAAACAATGATACGGACTCCTCCGAAGGCCCAGAGACCGACGGAATAACAAAACACCACGAGCGCAGTCTCAGCCGTATCGTGCGCCGTGAAGGACCCATGCTCGAAAAACAGATGGATGATCGGTTGCCGCAGGAGGATCAACCCCAGCATCGCTGGAAGAATGATGAACAGGATCATGCGCAAGCCGAATCCCAATGTCTCCCGCAATTCTCCCAACGCGCCGCGCGCGGCCTGAGCAGAGAGGGTCGGCAAGATGGCTGTAGCCAATGCCACACCAAAAATTCCGAGCGGAAACTGAATCAGCCGCATGCCGTAAAAGAGATAGGTCGGCCCGCCTGCAAAGAAAGAGGCGAGGATCGTGCTCACCGTAATGTTGATCTGTGTCACCGACAGACCGAGAAGCGATGGGATCATCAGCGTCCCGATCCGCCGTAACCCTGGATGCCCCCACTCCCATCGAAATCCGAACAACAACCCTCGCAGCTTCAGGCTGGGAATCTGCATGGCAAATTGGGCGGCCCCTCCTGCAACCACCCCGATGGCCACGCCAACAATCGGCTCCGACAGGTACGGTGATACAAACAATGCACAGCCGATCATAAAGACGTTCAGAAAGAGCGGCGAGAAGGCCGGAGCCGCGAAGGCCCGCACGGAGTTGAGAATCCCCATCGCCAACGCCGCCAGGCTGATAAACAGAAGATAGGGGAACATGACGCGGGTGAGCAGGGTCGTCAGTGCAACCTTATCAGGATTCGCGTCAAATCCAGGCGCAAGAAGCTGCACGAGCCACGGCGCGGCAAGAATGCCCATGACCGTAACCAGGGCGACGATCGTCAACAGCGTGGTAAATACGGCGCTGGCCAGCTCCCAGGCTTCCTGCTTGGTGCGCAGCGTCCGATATTCCGTAAAGACCGGAATGAACGCCGAGGACATCGATCCTTCGGCAAAGAGTTCGCGCAGTAAACTGGGAATCCGAAAGGCGACGTAGAACGCGTCCGCGGCGGGCGTGGCACCGAAGAGGCGGGCCAAGACCATGTCGCGGACGAAACCGAGAATCCGGCTGGAAAATGTACCGATGCCGATCACCCCAGCCGCTTTCACGACGGAATGATTTTCGTCATGCGATGCTGGTGGAGAGCCGGGTGACGTGGCAGGTTCGGACATAGGCTTGGATTCTAGCGGAACCTCGCCAGGCAGTCTATCAAGGCAACGATTATGATTCTTGAATCAAGGTGTCGGGCAACTCGTTCGGATTGTCGCCTGAACCGGCAGGACTAATCTGTCCAAGGAGGATTCCACATTTCGCAATCGCCTCACAGATGGCGTCGGTCGCTTGTCCTCTTCGAATGCCGTCGGTCATGCCACTGACCAATCCGTCCCATGTGCCGGGAGGGACGCGATCGTTGAGACCTTTGTCCGCCAAGACATGCACGCGGCGCTCCAGCAACGAAACAAGGATGAGGATGCCTGTACGGCCTTCCGTATTGTGCAACCCGTGCTTGTAGAAGGCCTGCTCGGCACGCAGGGTCACTTTATGGACCATGCGCTCGCGTGACGTGACGAGACGGATGATCTCCGGAACTCTGCCAAGCCATTGCCCGAATCCATAGGCCACAACGACTGCCAACAAGAGCCAGCCGGCATTGCCGGCATGCCAGCCCCAGGGTAGCCAGTAGATCTCGATCGTCAGGAGGAGAGCCAGCACGAGCAGGGCAAGCATGAAGCCGGTTCGATAGCTGGCTTCACGGTACAGAGCCGAAGCCGGGACGATCATGGGCACAATCTCACCCTGCGTGACCGACTCGGCCTGTTGAACCGCTCGCCTGATCCGCTCACGCTCTATGTCGGTAAAGGGCTTCATCTACCAATCTCCCGAGGCACCGCCGCCGCTAAAGTCACCACCCCCGCCACTGAATCCGCCGCCGCCGCCGCCAAATGAACCGCCGAATCCGCCACCAGATCCCGTCATGAAACCTTCTCCCCATCCTCCACCCTGGCCTGCTCCACGGTTGGCTCGCAGGATGAGCCACAGCAAGAACGCCGTCACGACGGCGGCCAGAAGCCCCAACCCCACCGTCGCAGACTGTGCCACGAGGAAGGCGAGCAGGCTCCCGAGCAACGCACGGGTACGTTGAAGCCCATGGCTCAACACGATACCGGCCAGAGTCCCGACGACAATCCCTATGATCACATACTGAAGGCCCGTCGGCTCCTGACCGGAACGAGCGCGATCGGCCAAGACCTCCTCTGCCTGATAGGTACCTTCAATGGTACCGAGGATAGCCTGGACTCCGGCAATAATCCCGCGAGGCAGATCACCTGTCCGAAACCGAGGCACAATCTCCTGGCGAATAATGTGAGCGGACCTCAGGTCCGTCAAGGGACCTTCGAGGCCATAGCCGACTTCTATGCGGACTTTTCGCTCGCGCAGGGCGACGAGCAGCAGCACGCCATTCCCCGTCCCCCTCTGGCCAAGTTTCCAGGTGGCACCGACGCGATGAGAGAAGGCTTCGAGCGGCTCGCCTTCAAGTGTCGGCAGAATCAGCACGGCCACTTGATTGCTGGTTTTCGTCTCGTGAGCCTCGAGGTCGCGGCTGAGTGAAGCTGCGACATCAGCCGGCAACACATGTGCAAGGTCCACGACGCGGCCCGTGAGGGCCGGTACCTCCAGCGCCCAGGCCGAGGTGGCCATGAGCAGTATGCCGAGAAAAACCATGAGCCGCGCCGGCCCTCGCCAGACACGGCTCATGCGCAGTATCTCCATCGTCAGCCTATGTTCAGTTAAATTTGACCTCTGGCGGCTTGGCCACAGCCTTTTCATCCGCCACGGTAAAGTTCGGCTTCTCTTCCAGATGGAGGAGAAACTTCGCCGTTAGGTTCGTGGGAAAATAGCGGACACCCTTGTTATACTCCGCCACTTTCTCGATGTAACGTTTGCGCGCAACAGCAATGCGATTTTCAGTCCCCTCGAGTTGGCTCTGAAGATCACGGAAGTTCTGGTCGGCTTTCAGATTGGGATAATTTTCTGCAATGGCGATGAGGCGGCCCAACGCCGACGTAAGACCGGCCTGTGATTTTTGGAATTGTTCGAAGGCGGCTGGGTCTTTTAACGTTTCTGGCGTCACCTGAATTCCCGTGGCTTGTGCACGCGCCTGCACGACCCCTTCAAGCGTATCCTTCTCATGCGCGGCGTAACCCTTGACAGTCGCAACCAGGTTCGGGATCAGATCGGCTCGCCGTTGGTACTGATTGATCACTTCACTCCAGGCGGCTTTGGTATCTTCGTCCAACCCCTGGAGATCGTTATAACCGCACCCTGAGAGCCCGACAAACACCATCGTCATGGCGATGGTGGCACATAACGAGATCCGACTGCCCATGGTGCTCCTCCTTTAACATACGCACGCGCCGGTCTATAGCGCAGGATATCGATCATGCTATCATGCGGATCATCTGTATGATACGGAGGCAGGACTGTCCAATGTCGCTCGAATCCTCGTCACATTTGTCAGACGGATTTCAGGTGAGGCACCGCACCCTCGGCATCTACCAGGGAAGTGCGATCGAGCTGGCCTTCTGGCACCCCTCATCCGGGATGCCGGAATATGGACTCTGTCGGTTCGCCACGAAAGAGAAGGCTGAATCCTATCGCACATACCTCTGTTCCCCTGCATGCCCGGAGCCGCTCAATGAGAAGGATCTCACCATCGAACCCTACGACCTCGCTGCACATGAAGAACTGATCAACGATCATCCGCTTTACTCTGCCTGGGAAACTCCAACCTAGCAGGCTG carries:
- a CDS encoding isoaspartyl peptidase/L-asparaginase family protein translates to MTSSAPLILAHGGAGRRRMTPTQATCLADALVIGYAILEQGGPALIAVECTIGLLEQSGLFNAGRGANRQLDGVQRMDASIMEGAQLGAGAVASIEGILHPITAARLVMEETPHILLVGPQASKFAQYCQLAPLPKARSPRRSTGRSFPSTSAAQTMRLYRAMLQSQKAGKDQHGTVGAVALDQFGTVAAGASTGGVDSMLPGRVGDSPLIGCGVYADNQSGAVSMTGVGEGIIRLVIAKTICDYLAMGKSPAVAARQVLRMLVSRVQGSAGALVLSPDGRCAIKHVTPYMAAGWWKGRGTPTVRGQFP
- a CDS encoding LemA family protein, which gives rise to MGSRISLCATIAMTMVFVGLSGCGYNDLQGLDEDTKAAWSEVINQYQRRADLIPNLVATVKGYAAHEKDTLEGVVQARAQATGIQVTPETLKDPAAFEQFQKSQAGLTSALGRLIAIAENYPNLKADQNFRDLQSQLEGTENRIAVARKRYIEKVAEYNKGVRYFPTNLTAKFLLHLEEKPNFTVADEKAVAKPPEVKFN
- a CDS encoding TPM domain-containing protein, giving the protein MKPFTDIERERIRRAVQQAESVTQGEIVPMIVPASALYREASYRTGFMLALLVLALLLTIEIYWLPWGWHAGNAGWLLLAVVVAYGFGQWLGRVPEIIRLVTSRERMVHKVTLRAEQAFYKHGLHNTEGRTGILILVSLLERRVHVLADKGLNDRVPPGTWDGLVSGMTDGIRRGQATDAICEAIAKCGILLGQISPAGSGDNPNELPDTLIQES
- a CDS encoding TPM domain-containing protein, whose protein sequence is MSRVWRGPARLMVFLGILLMATSAWALEVPALTGRVVDLAHVLPADVAASLSRDLEAHETKTSNQVAVLILPTLEGEPLEAFSHRVGATWKLGQRGTGNGVLLLVALRERKVRIEVGYGLEGPLTDLRSAHIIRQEIVPRFRTGDLPRGIIAGVQAILGTIEGTYQAEEVLADRARSGQEPTGLQYVIIGIVVGTLAGIVLSHGLQRTRALLGSLLAFLVAQSATVGLGLLAAVVTAFLLWLILRANRGAGQGGGWGEGFMTGSGGGFGGSFGGGGGGFSGGGGDFSGGGASGDW
- a CDS encoding methylated-DNA--[protein]-cysteine S-methyltransferase yields the protein MHQAIVFKTRWGWMGISESSKGIDAMVMPRVSRRALLSELPADSVELLEGRASSRLREAQAQLIDYLDGARQSFDLPLDLSGGTSFQQKVWRTLLSISYGRLRSYQWVAMRVGGSHYARAVGNAVGANPMPIIIPCHRIVAHDGSIGGFSCGLPLKRKLLTLEGTIAQLRPER
- a CDS encoding TonB-dependent receptor — its product is MRGASFVQVCGLIATCLVPHLTLAEDPAKEFSVLTTDEVVISATRTAEPISQSASAITVLTREQIERSPYPGGHQLDDLLRSVPSVQPATLSSRYNHPTAQSVTLNGLGTRRTLVLLDGVPLNDGFGGWINWGLIPNDIERVEIVPGGASNLYGTWAMGGVIHIITNTPAEGTGFKVDSQAGTLSTYQQALNARYGTDRFRFSIGYRWFHTNGIIPVPAYQQGPVDRTNDSRHELLNGRLAWLPSSRTTVDLSGSLFREDRTFGTSLSLASRTIGNIALGLHSDQGQGGRWESKLFAQWQTFRNQTSQITPNPLLRLAEFRNLIQTIPSNDFGGSLQWTGSLWGPDRLVLGTDARTIIAQAIDDLFSSGGFTGQTLARGHQLGWGLFGEWILPATERLTVTPSLRADWWKNYNARSESPTATTAFRDNTVQVVNPKLSANYALTNNVRAGASIYQGFRAPTINELYRGFGFSGFSFLPNDQLRPERLTGAEVKLEGTLLPDRSFSWRLSAHRDEVKDQILFLSQGPAAAQRQNVGRTLSTGGALDLSYRVTPLLSLSFGYAYVDSAITSLPGAQDREGKRIPNVSRNQLTVGTTGGRSDWAEITIMARYLSRQYSDDLNLQPVADFVVLDASLQHEIRKGLRLVLNGENLTDRHYIATQTGSIKTLGSPLLIMGGIRAEY
- a CDS encoding VOC family protein, translated to MKDALFHLAFPTHDVAAAKRFYVEGLGCTLGRESSRAVLFGLAGHQLVAHLTAEPLSPQQGIYPRHFGLVFLSKDSWQRLLEQAQVNSLSFYQQPRLRFPGTSLEHHTFFLEDPSGNLLEFKHYLHESAIFGEQGSSEIGDSSPLE
- the murJ gene encoding murein biosynthesis integral membrane protein MurJ; this encodes MSEPATSPGSPPASHDENHSVVKAAGVIGIGTFSSRILGFVRDMVLARLFGATPAADAFYVAFRIPSLLRELFAEGSMSSAFIPVFTEYRTLRTKQEAWELASAVFTTLLTIVALVTVMGILAAPWLVQLLAPGFDANPDKVALTTLLTRVMFPYLLFISLAALAMGILNSVRAFAAPAFSPLFLNVFMIGCALFVSPYLSEPIVGVAIGVVAGGAAQFAMQIPSLKLRGLLFGFRWEWGHPGLRRIGTLMIPSLLGLSVTQINITVSTILASFFAGGPTYLFYGMRLIQFPLGIFGVALATAILPTLSAQAARGALGELRETLGFGLRMILFIILPAMLGLILLRQPIIHLFFEHGSFTAHDTAETALVVFCYSVGLWAFGGVRIIVSAFYSLQDTRTPAISAAIAVAANLLFSLLLMSSLGPAGLALATALAAMVNGGILVGVLHRRLGGIEWGSVGRSSLRVLVASVPLVAICGWVAAAQVWAHPGDWLEKSIMLTMAIGLSVSGYLGVHALLHSEELVFVWGMVRKKLGRVIGR